A stretch of Porites lutea chromosome 5, jaPorLute2.1, whole genome shotgun sequence DNA encodes these proteins:
- the LOC140938775 gene encoding uncharacterized protein yields MGIRILAEVFGDILFRFTRSVTEHYNPEEADFTVEAFGYNPLESTGREWYYQPVDELIYQEYSDREATTRDYLPSNSLNIQVINACSPDEETDGHEEDDRAMAWKRLRPPALNTVGKSMCIGALISLLAATFLGTQFTLICSGPLYLKTLYLTGCSLRANMTNSSQTPWIITGSWLIATAFLYIWPFTVLLFLFRPYQLVGVKRKLLLVCFVFFCLNGFYRGALEALSRSQYKVPSVSTWFPLYVFFISSLCFQHFLLTRHCCSNSSKKQKVAFFFQIAVPSCLFFIAGQMLYRFIYPVYITQDKEGKFLTALFAPLFGVLVKVISRICVQRLYNITHPGYSYALLVPLYYGSAVLFRVLQAELQSLQYIAVIGIIHGAAEVLERSTMVFIDHICHVLWKRKSAPWGSFRTPRRERLMADTAIISMLSESTAIVSVNGFIYLYKFFCLQDNSLLGVLQSFAKYTSVQLVIEWFFTSVSLAIETRYQNLAVMAVWRRRWKRHFLLAGVNVVPLAVYISENLRGLASRSEET; encoded by the coding sequence ATGGGTATCAGAATCTTGGCAGAGGTATTTGGCGACATCTTGTTCAGGTTTACCCGGAGCGTAACAGAACATTACAATCCAGAGGAAGCTGATTTCACTGTAGAAGCTTTTGGCTACAATCCTCTAGAAAGCACTGGTCGAGAATGGTATTATCAACCAGTAGATGAGCTTATTTACCAAGAATACAGTGACAGAGAAGCTACCACAAGGGATTATCTACCGTCTAACAGTCTCAATATCCAGGTTATCAATGCGTGCTCACCAGATGAAGAAACAGATGGACATGAAGAAGATGACAGAGCAATGGCTTGGAAACGCCTGAGGCCACCCGCTCTCAATACGGTTGGCAAATCAATGTGCATTGGAGCTTTGATCTCTCTTCTCGCTGCCACCTTTCTAGGTACACAATTCACGTTAATCTGTTCTGGTCCCCTATATCTCAAAACTTTATACCTCACTGGTTGCTCTTTGCGAGCAAATATGACAAATTCATCTCAAACACCGTGGATCATTACCGGTTCTTGGCTAATCGCCACTGCTTTTCTCTATATTTGGCCCTTTactgttttactttttctttttcgcccgTATCAGTTAGTGGGGGTGAAAAGAAAGCTCCTGCTGGTTTGtttcgtgtttttttgtttgaatggATTTTATCGAGGTGCTCTTGAAGCCTTAAGCAGATCTCAGTACAAAGTTCCCAGTGTTTCAACATGGTTTCCACTCTATGTATTTTTTATCAGCAGCTTGTGTTTCCAGCATTTTCTGCTGACGAGACATTGCTGTAGCAACAGTTCAAAGAAACAGAAGGTGGCTTTTTTCTTCCAAATAGCAGTACCAAGCTGTCTTTTCTTCATCGCAGGCCAGATGTTGTATAGATTTATTTACCCAGTATACATTACGCAAGACAAAGAAGGTAAATTCTTAACTGCACTCTTTGCGCCACTCTTTGGAGTGCTTGTGAAGGTAATCTCACGAATCTGCGTTCAGCGGTTATATAACATTACTCATCCGGGATATTCTTATGCATTGCTTGTGCCGTTGTATTATGGTTCAGCGGTTTTGTTTCGAGTTTTGCAGGCAGAACTTCAAAGTCTTCAGTACATTGCTGTGATAGGAATCATTCACGGCGCTGCAGAAGTTTTAGAACGAAGTACAATGGTTTTCATTGATCATATTTGTCATGTGTTGTGGAAAAGAAAATCAGCTCCTTGGGGAAGTTTCCGTACTCCTCGCCGTGAGAGACTCATGGCTGATACTGCTATCATTAGTATGTTGTCTGAATCGACTGCTATAGTGTCCGTTAATGGGTTCATTTACTTGTACAAGTTTTTTTGCCTGCAAGATAATTCCCTTTTGGGCGTACTACAGTCATTTGCCAAGTACACTTCAGTTCAGCTAGTGATTGAATGGTTTTTCACTAGTGTTTCTTTAGCAATCGAGACTCGTTATCAGAATTTGGCGGTCATGGCTGTTTGGCGAAGAAGATGGAAAAGACACTTTTTGTTGGCGGGTGTTAATGTGGTGCCGCTAGCTGTATATATCAGCGAAAACCTTCGGGGACTAGCGAGTAGATCTGAGGAAACTTGA
- the LOC140938673 gene encoding uncharacterized protein, translating into MSILTEVVGQFLFSFTRGVTEHYNPEEPEFTAEAFGYNPLESTGREWYYQPVDELIYQEFSDREATTWDYLGSSGIDIEVINACSPDEETDEHHEDDRAMAWKRLRPSALCTVGKSMYIGALISLLVATFLGIMHTLISYSRFKSSYLRCHNHSDNSLSTQMQWQITTSGIIENGLLYFWPFSVLLFLFRPFQLIGVKRQLCLISFLCYCLDSLYRVTLRAFTLSHVSISSFLTGFPLNAIFITCVCLDLYVVTNHFCPRSMKVKKLCLFLQMMVPVCFTFLLGQILHYFLYPYYVESKQKFLFALFAPIIGVVLKTFSRICAQRLYNITHPGYSYVTLVPLFYGTAIMFRVLQADLDNLQFIIIIGIVHGAAEVIERSTMVFIDHICHVLWKRKSAPWGSFRTPRRERLMADIAIMSMLSESTAIVSVNGFIFLYKFLCLRKNSLLGALQLFVKSTLFQLVIEWFFTSVSLAIETRYQNLAVMAVWQKRWKRHLLVAIVNVVPLTIYTSENLLRLLGNQQNINLF; encoded by the coding sequence ATGAGTATACTGACTGAGGTAGTTGGTCAATTCTTGTTCAGTTTTACACGAGGCGTAACAGAGCATTACAATCCAGAGGAACCCGAATTCACTGCCGAAGCTTTTGGCTACAATCCTCTGGAAAGCACTGGTCGAGAATGGTATTATCAACCAGTAGATGAGCTAATTTACCAAGAATTCAGTGACAGAGAAGCTACCACATGGGATTATCTCGGGTCGAGCGGTATTGATATTGAAGTTATTAATGCGTGCTCACCAGATGAAGAAACAGATGAACATCACGAAGATGACAGGGCAATGGCTTGGAAACGGCTGAGGCCATCCGCTCTCTGTACAGTTGGCAAATCAATGTACATTGGAGCTTTGATCTCGCTTCTTGTTGCCACTTTTTTGGGTATAATGCACACCCTAATCTCTTACTCGCGTTTTAAGAGTTCATATTTAAGATGCCATAATCACTCAGACAACTCCTTATCAACTCAAATGCAATGGCAAATAACAACTTCTGGTATAATTGAAAATGGTTTGCtctatttttggcctttttctgttttgctttttctttttcgcccaTTTCAATTGATTGGGGTAAAAAGACAATTGTGtctaatttcttttctttgctaCTGTTTAGATTCACTTTATCGCGTTACTCTTCGAGCCTTCACTTTATCTCATGTGAGCATTTCCAGCTTTTTAACAGGGTTTCCACTAAATGCAATATTTATCACCTGCGTTTGCTTGGATCTGTACGTGGTGACGAACCATTTTTGCCCCCGTTCAATGAAAGTAAAGAAACTTTGCTTATTCCTTCAAATGATGGTACCTGTCTGTTTTACTTTCCTACTTGGACAGATTCTTCACTATTTTCTTTATCCATATTACGTcgaaagcaaacaaaaatttttattCGCTCTTTTTGCGCCTATCATTGGAGTCGTTTTGAAGACGTTCTCACGCATCTGTGCTCAGCGGTTATATAACATTACTCATCCGGGATATTCTTATGTCACGCTTGTGCCGTTGTTTTACGGAACAGCTATAATGTTTCGAGTTTTGCAGGCGGATCTTGACAATCTACAATTCATCATTATAATAGGAATCGTCCACGGTGCTGCGGAAGTTATAGAACGAAGTACAATGGTTTTCATTGATCATATTTGTCATGTGTTGTGGAAAAGAAAATCAGCTCCTTGGGGAAGTTTCCGTACTCCTCGCCGCGAGAGACTCATGGCTGACATTGCTATCATGAGCATGTTGTCTGAATCAACTGCTATAGTGTCAGTTAAcggttttattttcttgtacaaGTTTCTTTGCCTGCGAAAAAACTCTCTTTTAGGGGCATTACAGTTATTTGTCAAGAGCACTTTATTTCAGCTAGTGATTGAATGGTTTTTCACTAGCGTTTCTTTGGCAATCGAGACTCGTTATCAGAATTTGGCGGTCATGGCTGTTTGGCAAAAACGATGGAAAAGACACCTTTTAGTGGCAATTGTGAATGTGGTTCCCTTGACTATTTATACAAGCGAAAATCTTTTGCGACTTTTAGGTAATCAACAAAATATCAatcttttttaa